TCTGTCTTGCAGGCTTGGGACTCGCTCTTCCCATCAGCACGCCGAGCTCATCAGCTCAGCTCGGTCCGGGGAAGCTCAGCGCTTCTTCAGTAGATTTTTGGAATAACTAAATATTTGTTATAGgagatttattatttttcacGTCAtccaataataaaaaattgtgcATATAAATATAAGATGTATATTCTAATTAACATATATGGCAGGTAAATAATTTGTTTACAATCGAATTGTCAAATTAGTGTTTAGTTGGCTTGTAATTTATATGAAATGGACATGTAAGAAACATTAAATATTAAACAAACAACATTTgcttaccccaaaaaaaaaaataaattagttttttgGTGATCTGAAACATGCCCCGACTCGAGCTATTTTGGATTCGAGTCGACACACTAAACCAGAGAATACGCTGCGGTCTCACACGACGCAGCCCAAGTAAGTCACGAACCCAAGACCAAATGAGTTCTGAGCGTTCGCTTACCACTTGACTACCTCTGCGGGGGCTCAAAAAGAGAGGCAGTGGAGGCTCGTCCTCCCCCGGTCGCTTGCCAAAAATTAAGTATCCAAATGCTGTCATAGTTGTCTCCCTATCTCTTGTCGATAAATTATTTTGCTTTCCCAATTTCAGCagttccttttttctttttcttttttaatctgAAATAAATAATGGGCAATTTGCAAAACCAACACTTGATCTCCTCCTCCTTTGATTCTACGTTTGGTCCTTATCATATTAATTGCCAAAGAATAAGTGAATGACCAAAAGTCACTAGTTGCAAGTCAACCGATCATTTTAGGCCAGTAGAATATTTTGCATCTTTTGAATATTTCCACGTACACATTGACAGGCTTACTGATTTTTCTCATGTATTAACTGAATTAATGAGGCAATTGAGAATATTATCATCCATCCCGCGATCCTGGttgatttgaaaacaaaaaatggTACCGCTACGTAGGCtttgggcaagaaattgaaaattgcaattatcaactatCCCACGATTGCGAtcgatttgaaaaaaaaaaaaaaattagtgggTTCTCTTGAACTACTAAAATGACCAGTGTACTgacttttcattattttttttttcacttaggAGTATTCCAGCTTAGGAGTGCAAATGAATCAAGCCGTTCGAGTCGGCCGAATAGAACTCAagttcaaaatattaagctcgttagcttgcgagtcgagtatatatatatatttatttttttattctttatcttaatagtaaaattacatatatatccttaatattttgttatttattaagaaaaaatattattttttttaaaaaaaaataaaaaattttttttatttttttgagctCGAACTAATTGGCTcgaatcgagtcgagctcgagctcaagcttcaaaattgtcagctcgtcgagctcgagcttgagttCAAGTTCGATGAAATTAAGTTAAGGCTTGACTCGATTAGGTCAAAACTCGACttgactcgactcgtttgcagccctattCCAGCCTTTGGACAAGATTAATTCCCTAAAATTGTGTAGAGTCTTGCCCCAAGGATACACAACAATGTAGCACACTACCAAACTACGAAACTAATCGGATTACCCATGGGGGCTATATTGACTTTTAATCATGAACATACTTTTTGGGCATGAAATTGAAAATGGCAATAAATTGTGTGAATATGCAGTCTCAAACTTCTTAAAACGAGGAATTCCTAGTACGATGGCAAGAGAAAATTCCCATAAATGCAACTCAGTAAGAAAAATTAATGTCAGTACCAAAGGACAGAGGCCGTTTGTAATAAAACAGTGGTACATCATTTGCCATCTCTATTGCACTTAATCATGGAGAAACTTTCCTACCATTTCCTTCAGGGACTTTTGTTCTTGCTGTATTACGTTTCAGCTTCCTTAGCTATGACCACAACCAATATTACCACTGATCAAGATGCTCTTCTTGCGCTGAGAGCTCACATCACTGTACAGGACCCTCATCAAATCCTGTTAGAAAACTGGTCTGCTTCTTCCCCTGTATGTCAGTGGGCGGGAGTCACTTGCGGCTCTCGTCACCTGCGAGTAACTGCCTTGGATCTTTCCAATATGAATCTTAGTGGCATAATACCGCCGCAGCTGGGAAATATGTCATTTCTGGTTTCCCTTAA
Above is a genomic segment from Coffea eugenioides isolate CCC68of chromosome 5, Ceug_1.0, whole genome shotgun sequence containing:
- the LOC113771015 gene encoding probable LRR receptor-like serine/threonine-protein kinase At3g47570 → MEKLSYHFLQGLLFLLYYVSASLAMTTTNITTDQDALLALRAHITVQDPHQILLENWSASSPVCQWAGVTCGSRHLRVTALDLSNMNLSGIIPPQLGNMSFLVSLNMSRNNFHGELPHEFARLRRLRVLDLDVNNLNGEFPEWFGSIHQLRLLSLNNNSFTGFISPSLANVSTLETLSLSFNYLQGKTQVD